From the genome of Hydrogenophilus thermoluteolus, one region includes:
- a CDS encoding branched-chain amino acid ABC transporter permease: MTFFFEVLIAGLLSGMLYALVALGFVLIFKASGVFNFAQGAMVYFAALTFVGVGEKLLLWFGWAPGSFASFLGSLLVTLAAMVVLAILIERFMLRGLVNQPLITLFMATIGLTFFIDGLAQLIWGSNVRGLDIGITDEPVMWLLDSANMLVSKFDLTAAAIAAILVAVLTVFFQYTKTGRALRAVADDHQAALSIGVPLERIWVIVWVAAGVVALVAGLIWGARNGVQYALSFTALKALPVLILGGFTSIPGAIVGGLIIGASEKLAEVYLGPYVGGGIDSWFPYIMALAFLLIRPEGLFGEKHIDRV; this comes from the coding sequence GTGACCTTTTTCTTCGAAGTCTTGATTGCGGGCCTGTTGTCCGGGATGCTCTACGCGCTGGTGGCGCTCGGTTTCGTGTTGATCTTCAAAGCTTCCGGCGTCTTCAACTTCGCGCAGGGGGCGATGGTCTATTTCGCGGCGCTTACCTTCGTCGGCGTTGGCGAAAAGCTTCTCTTATGGTTCGGCTGGGCGCCGGGGTCGTTCGCCTCGTTCCTCGGGTCGCTCCTCGTGACACTCGCCGCGATGGTGGTGCTCGCGATCCTCATCGAGCGCTTCATGCTGCGCGGGTTGGTCAACCAGCCGCTCATCACGCTTTTCATGGCGACGATCGGGCTCACCTTCTTCATCGACGGGCTGGCGCAGCTCATCTGGGGGTCGAACGTGCGTGGACTGGATATCGGGATCACCGATGAGCCGGTAATGTGGCTCCTCGATTCGGCGAACATGCTGGTTTCCAAATTCGACCTCACCGCTGCGGCGATCGCCGCAATCCTGGTTGCGGTGCTCACGGTCTTTTTCCAATACACCAAGACCGGACGGGCGCTGCGGGCGGTTGCCGACGACCACCAGGCGGCGCTGTCCATCGGAGTGCCGTTGGAGCGCATCTGGGTGATCGTCTGGGTCGCGGCTGGGGTGGTCGCACTCGTGGCCGGATTGATCTGGGGGGCGCGCAACGGCGTGCAGTACGCACTCTCCTTCACCGCGCTCAAGGCGTTGCCGGTGTTGATCCTGGGGGGCTTCACCTCGATCCCAGGCGCGATCGTCGGGGGGTTGATCATCGGGGCGTCGGAAAAACTCGCCGAGGTCTACCTTGGCCCCTATGTCGGAGGCGGAATCGACTCGTGGTTCCCCTACATCATGGCGTTGGCGTTCCTGTTGATTCGCCCCGAAGGGCTCTTTGGCGAAAAACACATCGACAGGGTGTGA
- a CDS encoding AMP-dependent synthetase/ligase: MTIVRGEAAPPLPAGLDTFPRLLRHHAEVRGAQPAVREKEYGIWQTYTWADYYRTARAIACGLAELGFKRGDRLAIIGDNRPRLYMSIAACQMLGGIPVMLYQDAIAEEIAFVLQDAEIKVAIVEDQEQVDKLLETLASTPSLEKIVYDDPRGMLHYDQPQLMGLDELVAAGEIHDRNQPDFLNKEIEKGSTDDVSVMLYTSGTTGKPKGVCQTHRAFIFAANGGIHFDRLTDREEILSYLPMAWVGDHLFSYAQSLVAGFAINCPESSDTVMTDLREIGPTYYFAPPRIFEGLLTQVMIRMEDASAIKRKLFDYFMAVARRCGAEILEKRPVPLKDRLLYALGEVLIYGPLRNVLGMSRIRVAYTAGAAIGPDLFKFFRSIGINLKQLYGQTETCAYVCLQPDGEIKLDAVGRPAPGVEIKIAENGEIRVRGPMTLQSYYRRPDATAEAFDEEGFFMTGDAGYIGEDGQLRIIDRAKDVGKLNDGTLFAPNYIENKLKFFPQIKEAVAFGNERDYVAAFINIDLDAVGNWAERRGLAYSGYTDLAQKPEVYALIAECVAKVNADLETDPMMKGARIRRFLILHKELDADDGELTRTRKVRRRFIAEKYAPLVTALYSDVTEQYIETELKFEDGRSGKIAATVRIADA; the protein is encoded by the coding sequence ATGACCATCGTACGCGGCGAAGCAGCGCCTCCGCTGCCTGCCGGGCTCGACACCTTCCCGCGGCTTTTGCGGCACCATGCCGAAGTGCGTGGTGCGCAGCCCGCGGTACGGGAAAAAGAGTACGGCATTTGGCAAACTTACACCTGGGCCGACTACTACCGCACCGCGCGCGCGATTGCGTGTGGTCTGGCTGAACTCGGGTTCAAGCGCGGCGACCGGCTCGCGATCATCGGGGACAACCGTCCGCGGCTCTACATGTCGATCGCCGCGTGTCAAATGCTCGGCGGCATCCCGGTGATGCTCTATCAGGACGCGATCGCGGAAGAGATCGCGTTCGTCTTGCAAGACGCCGAAATCAAGGTTGCGATCGTCGAAGATCAAGAGCAGGTGGATAAGCTCCTGGAAACCTTGGCGTCGACCCCTTCGCTCGAGAAGATCGTCTACGACGATCCGCGCGGGATGTTGCACTACGACCAGCCCCAACTGATGGGGCTCGACGAGCTGGTCGCCGCCGGCGAGATCCACGACCGCAACCAACCCGATTTCCTGAACAAGGAGATCGAAAAGGGTTCGACCGACGACGTTTCGGTGATGCTCTACACCTCCGGGACCACGGGCAAACCCAAGGGGGTGTGCCAGACCCACCGCGCGTTCATCTTTGCCGCAAACGGCGGGATCCATTTCGACCGCCTGACCGACCGCGAAGAGATCCTCTCTTACCTGCCGATGGCGTGGGTTGGAGACCACCTCTTTTCGTATGCTCAGTCGCTGGTGGCCGGGTTTGCGATCAACTGTCCGGAATCGTCGGACACCGTGATGACCGACTTGCGCGAAATCGGGCCGACCTACTACTTCGCGCCGCCGCGGATCTTCGAGGGGTTGCTCACCCAAGTGATGATCCGAATGGAAGACGCAAGTGCCATCAAACGCAAGCTCTTCGACTACTTCATGGCGGTGGCACGGCGCTGTGGCGCCGAAATTCTGGAGAAGCGTCCGGTACCCCTCAAAGATCGTTTGCTCTACGCGCTGGGTGAAGTGCTGATCTACGGGCCGCTGCGCAACGTCCTGGGGATGTCGCGCATCCGGGTGGCCTATACCGCGGGCGCTGCGATCGGACCGGACCTCTTCAAATTCTTCCGCTCGATCGGGATCAACCTCAAACAGCTCTACGGGCAAACGGAGACGTGCGCCTACGTCTGTTTGCAGCCCGACGGCGAAATCAAGCTCGATGCGGTGGGGCGGCCGGCGCCAGGCGTCGAAATCAAGATCGCCGAGAACGGTGAAATCCGCGTGCGCGGGCCGATGACGCTGCAATCGTACTACCGCCGCCCCGACGCCACCGCCGAGGCGTTCGACGAAGAGGGCTTCTTCATGACCGGCGACGCCGGGTATATCGGTGAAGATGGCCAGTTGCGGATCATCGACCGCGCGAAAGACGTCGGCAAACTCAACGACGGCACCCTCTTTGCGCCCAACTACATCGAGAACAAGCTCAAGTTCTTCCCGCAGATCAAAGAGGCGGTGGCGTTCGGCAACGAACGCGATTACGTCGCGGCGTTCATCAACATCGACCTCGACGCGGTGGGCAACTGGGCGGAACGGCGCGGGCTGGCCTATTCGGGCTACACCGACCTCGCACAGAAACCCGAAGTCTATGCGCTCATTGCCGAGTGCGTCGCAAAGGTCAATGCCGACCTCGAAACCGACCCGATGATGAAAGGGGCGCGGATCCGCCGCTTCTTGATCCTGCACAAAGAGCTCGATGCCGACGATGGGGAATTGACGCGCACCCGTAAAGTGCGACGGCGGTTCATCGCCGAGAAGTACGCACCGCTCGTTACCGCGCTTTATAGCGACGTAACCGAGCAGTATATCGAGACCGAACTGAAGTTCGAAGACGGGCGCAGCGGCAAGATTGCCGCAACGGTGCGCATCGCGGACGCGTAA
- a CDS encoding ABC transporter substrate-binding protein produces the protein MRMRSKWKKSAMVALAVTGLWGSGVGQALSAEQYLGLPSYRVGAYAAGGSGIFGGWIDYMQMINERDGGVNGVKLVWEECETEYNNARGVECYERFKAKGNTFFSPLSTGITYSVLDRVAQDKIPLVTIGYGRSDAADGRVFPWVFPLVTHYWSQASAMINFIGKEKLGSMDQLKGKKIVLLYHDSAYGKEPHEVLKRLSQKWGFELELIPVAHPGNEQQSQWLQIRQIRPDFVILWGWGVMNPTALSTAKRTGFPIDKIIGVWWAGAEEDVIPAGSASTGYIAAGFNAVGDQYPVIQDIKKYVYAKGKGNLDPKRVGSVYYNRGVVHGIIYVEAVRLAQEHFNKKGQPVTGEEIRWALEHLNFTPERLKQLGADGFLPVMQTSCMDHEGAGVVKFQQWDGSKWKMISDWIVPDRVLVRQLVEESAAKYAQEKGITPRDCSKEG, from the coding sequence ATGCGCATGCGCAGCAAATGGAAGAAAAGCGCGATGGTTGCGCTTGCGGTCACGGGCCTTTGGGGTAGCGGCGTCGGGCAGGCGCTCTCCGCCGAGCAGTACCTAGGGTTGCCGAGCTACCGCGTCGGCGCGTACGCCGCAGGGGGTTCTGGAATTTTCGGCGGCTGGATCGACTACATGCAGATGATCAACGAGCGCGACGGCGGGGTGAACGGCGTCAAGCTCGTGTGGGAAGAGTGTGAAACCGAATACAACAACGCGCGTGGCGTCGAGTGCTACGAGCGGTTCAAAGCGAAGGGCAACACCTTCTTCTCGCCGCTTTCCACTGGGATCACCTATTCGGTGCTCGATCGCGTCGCGCAGGACAAGATTCCGCTGGTGACCATCGGCTATGGCCGTTCCGACGCTGCCGATGGGCGGGTCTTCCCGTGGGTCTTCCCGCTCGTCACCCATTACTGGTCGCAAGCTTCGGCGATGATCAACTTCATCGGTAAAGAGAAGCTCGGCTCGATGGATCAGCTCAAAGGCAAGAAGATCGTGCTGCTCTACCACGATTCGGCTTACGGGAAAGAGCCGCACGAAGTGCTGAAAAGGCTGTCGCAGAAGTGGGGCTTTGAGCTCGAGCTGATCCCGGTCGCGCACCCCGGGAACGAGCAGCAGTCGCAGTGGCTCCAAATCCGCCAAATTCGGCCTGACTTCGTGATCCTCTGGGGTTGGGGGGTGATGAACCCGACCGCGCTCTCCACCGCGAAACGGACGGGTTTCCCCATCGACAAGATCATCGGCGTCTGGTGGGCTGGCGCGGAAGAGGATGTGATTCCGGCGGGCAGCGCGTCGACCGGTTACATCGCCGCTGGGTTCAACGCTGTGGGTGACCAGTATCCGGTGATTCAGGATATCAAGAAGTATGTCTATGCCAAAGGGAAAGGCAACCTCGATCCCAAGCGGGTCGGCAGCGTCTACTACAACCGCGGCGTGGTGCACGGCATCATCTACGTGGAAGCGGTACGCCTGGCGCAAGAGCACTTCAACAAGAAAGGGCAGCCGGTCACGGGCGAAGAGATCCGTTGGGCGCTCGAGCATCTGAATTTCACGCCGGAACGGCTGAAGCAGTTGGGCGCGGATGGTTTCTTGCCGGTGATGCAGACCTCTTGCATGGACCACGAAGGGGCTGGGGTGGTGAAATTCCAGCAGTGGGACGGCAGCAAGTGGAAGATGATCAGCGACTGGATCGTGCCGGACCGCGTGCTGGTACGCCAGCTCGTGGAAGAGTCGGCTGCGAAGTACGCGCAAGAAAAAGGCATCACGCCGCGTGATTGCAGCAAGGAGGGTTGA
- a CDS encoding osmoprotectant NAGGN system M42 family peptidase, with amino-acid sequence MITIDETYLEETLLQLLAIPSPVGLTDEVVRYTAQRFSALGIPYELTRRGAIRATLTGKARKPARAVVAHLDTLGAMVRALKPNGRLAIVPIGHWSARFSEGARVTIFTDDGRQFRGTCLPLKTSGHAFGPEIDSQPVGWEQVEVRVDIPAEDGKALEAAGIQVGDWIAFDPQTEVTPTGYYVSRYLDDKAAVAALLTACKAVQDHGLELPVDAHPLLTITEEIGSGASAALHGDIAEMVSLDIAIAAPGQNTSEHAVTICLQDMSGPFDYHLSHKLIRLAKANAIPHRRDLFKYYRSDSAAAVEAGNDIRTALIGFGADASHGIERTHRDALHALTRLVVAYLVSDPVTPRDAQLLGSLDGFTRQIEPEELSMPNNPLPEPKEFLGV; translated from the coding sequence GTGATCACCATCGACGAAACCTACTTGGAAGAGACCCTTTTACAACTGCTGGCGATCCCCAGCCCCGTCGGCTTGACCGACGAAGTGGTGCGTTATACCGCGCAGCGCTTCTCCGCGCTGGGGATTCCCTACGAATTGACGCGCCGGGGGGCGATTCGCGCTACGCTCACCGGCAAAGCACGCAAACCGGCACGTGCGGTGGTGGCGCACCTCGATACGCTGGGCGCGATGGTGCGCGCACTGAAACCGAACGGACGCTTGGCGATCGTGCCGATCGGTCACTGGTCCGCGCGGTTTTCCGAAGGGGCGCGTGTGACGATCTTTACCGACGATGGCAGGCAATTCCGTGGCACCTGCTTGCCGCTCAAAACATCGGGCCACGCGTTCGGGCCGGAAATCGACAGCCAGCCGGTTGGGTGGGAGCAGGTCGAGGTGCGTGTCGATATCCCGGCCGAGGATGGCAAAGCGCTCGAAGCCGCCGGGATCCAGGTAGGCGATTGGATCGCATTCGACCCACAGACCGAAGTCACGCCCACCGGCTACTATGTCTCGCGTTATCTCGACGACAAAGCGGCCGTCGCTGCATTGCTCACCGCGTGCAAAGCGGTGCAGGATCATGGGTTGGAATTACCCGTCGATGCCCATCCCTTATTGACGATCACGGAAGAGATCGGCTCGGGTGCCTCTGCGGCGCTTCACGGCGACATCGCCGAGATGGTAAGCCTGGATATCGCGATCGCCGCGCCTGGGCAAAACACCTCGGAACATGCGGTGACGATCTGTCTGCAAGACATGTCGGGACCGTTCGACTACCATCTGTCGCACAAATTGATCCGCTTGGCCAAAGCCAACGCGATCCCGCACCGCCGTGACCTCTTCAAGTACTACCGCTCCGATTCGGCGGCAGCGGTAGAGGCAGGGAACGACATCCGGACGGCGTTGATCGGTTTCGGCGCCGACGCGTCGCACGGCATCGAACGCACGCATCGCGACGCCTTGCATGCGCTCACCCGTTTGGTGGTTGCGTACTTGGTCAGCGACCCCGTGACGCCACGGGATGCCCAGTTGCTCGGCTCGCTCGATGGCTTCACACGGCAAATCGAGCCCGAAGAGCTGTCGATGCCGAACAATCCGCTGCCGGAACCGAAAGAGTTTTTGGGCGTTTGA
- a CDS encoding N-acetylglutaminylglutamine amidotransferase, which yields MCGIAGEIRFDGTEPNLDAIARINGIQRPRGPDGGGVWAQGSIALGHRRLKIMDLSEAAQQPMIDPELGLGIVFNGAVYNHPELRQTLEGLGYRFYSHSDTEVLLKAYHAWGDAFVERLNGMFAFALWERDSGRLVLGRDRLGIKPLYLAPRPGGLRFASTLPALLAAGGVDTTIDPLALHYYLSFHTVVPAPYTILKGVRKVPPATLVTIEPDGRETRRTYWRLDFTRSAEDEARPFAEWVEIVLEALRAAVRRRLVADVPVGALLSGGVDSSLIVGLMAEAGIERLRTYNIGFADVGDEKGNEFEYAEIVARAFGTEHERIFVPEAELLTRLPEAIAAMSEPMMSHDCIGFYLLSEAVSRHSKVVQSGQGADEVFAGYFWYPKLAGSTDPVRDYLDVFRDRDFDEYRAVVRPEWQVEDWSERFVAEHFAQPGAEDPVDKALRLDTTVMLIDDPVKRVDNMTMAWGLEARVPFLDHELVSLAARIPTRHKLAHGGKGVLKEAARTIIPSEVIDRPKGYFPVPALKYLQGAVLERVRDALLSPAAQARGLFQPEYVATLLAEPTQHFTRLRGSKLWQLGLLEWWLQTHLR from the coding sequence ATGTGTGGTATTGCCGGTGAAATCCGTTTCGACGGTACGGAACCCAATCTCGACGCGATTGCGCGCATCAATGGGATCCAGCGCCCGCGCGGCCCCGACGGGGGTGGCGTTTGGGCGCAGGGCAGCATCGCCTTGGGGCATCGTCGCCTCAAGATCATGGACCTTTCGGAGGCGGCGCAGCAACCGATGATCGATCCCGAACTTGGGCTCGGGATCGTTTTCAACGGCGCGGTCTATAACCACCCGGAGTTGCGCCAGACGTTGGAGGGGTTGGGGTACCGCTTCTACTCCCACAGCGACACCGAAGTCCTTCTCAAAGCCTACCACGCGTGGGGCGACGCGTTCGTCGAGCGATTGAATGGGATGTTCGCGTTCGCGCTCTGGGAACGCGACAGTGGCCGTCTGGTGCTGGGGCGTGACCGCCTGGGGATCAAACCGCTCTATCTCGCGCCGCGTCCCGGCGGTTTGCGCTTTGCGTCGACGCTGCCTGCGCTTTTGGCAGCTGGCGGTGTCGACACCACCATCGACCCGCTGGCGCTCCACTACTACCTCTCGTTTCACACCGTCGTGCCCGCGCCCTACACCATCCTCAAAGGGGTGCGCAAAGTCCCGCCTGCCACGTTGGTGACGATCGAACCCGATGGTCGGGAAACGCGCCGCACCTATTGGCGGCTCGATTTCACCCGCAGTGCCGAGGATGAGGCGCGGCCGTTCGCGGAATGGGTCGAAATCGTGCTCGAGGCGCTGCGCGCAGCCGTGCGTCGCCGCTTGGTTGCGGACGTGCCGGTGGGTGCGCTCCTTTCCGGTGGCGTCGATTCCAGCCTGATCGTCGGGCTGATGGCCGAAGCCGGGATCGAGCGGCTGCGCACCTACAACATCGGTTTTGCCGACGTCGGGGACGAGAAGGGCAACGAATTCGAATACGCCGAGATCGTCGCCCGCGCGTTCGGCACCGAACACGAACGGATTTTCGTGCCGGAAGCGGAACTCCTCACCCGTTTGCCCGAAGCGATCGCCGCGATGAGCGAGCCGATGATGAGTCACGACTGTATCGGCTTCTACCTCCTGTCGGAAGCGGTGTCGCGCCACAGCAAGGTGGTGCAAAGTGGGCAGGGGGCGGACGAGGTCTTTGCCGGGTACTTCTGGTACCCGAAGCTGGCGGGGAGCACCGATCCCGTGCGCGACTACCTCGACGTCTTCCGGGACCGCGACTTCGACGAGTACCGCGCCGTGGTCCGACCCGAATGGCAAGTCGAAGATTGGAGCGAACGGTTTGTTGCCGAGCACTTCGCGCAACCCGGCGCCGAAGACCCTGTCGACAAAGCGCTGCGCCTCGATACCACGGTGATGCTCATCGACGACCCGGTGAAACGGGTCGACAACATGACGATGGCGTGGGGGTTGGAGGCGCGGGTGCCGTTCCTCGACCACGAGCTGGTCTCGTTGGCAGCGCGCATTCCGACGCGGCACAAATTGGCCCATGGCGGCAAAGGGGTGCTCAAAGAGGCGGCGCGCACAATCATTCCCAGTGAAGTGATCGACCGCCCCAAGGGCTACTTCCCCGTTCCTGCGCTCAAGTATCTGCAGGGGGCAGTGCTCGAGCGCGTGCGCGACGCACTGCTTTCGCCCGCGGCGCAAGCGCGCGGACTCTTCCAACCGGAATACGTTGCGACGTTGTTGGCCGAACCGACCCAGCACTTCACCCGGTTGCGCGGTTCCAAACTCTGGCAGTTGGGGCTTCTGGAGTGGTGGTTGCAGACCCATCTGCGGTAA
- a CDS encoding ABC transporter ATP-binding protein — protein MARTIGDVILDLQNISLSFGGVKALTNISFNVRQGEIRSIIGPNGAGKSSMLNVINGVYHPQEGRIIFMGKERRKMNPHEAAAQGIARTFQNIALFKGMTVLDNIMTGRNLMMKRNFLWNALYWGPAQRDEIAHRKRVEEIIDFLEIQHIRKVPVGRLPYGLQKRVELARALAAEPKLLLLDEPMAGMNVEEKQDMCRFILDVNEQWGTTIVLIEHDMGVVMDISDRVVVLDYGRKIGDGLPNEVKNDPEVIKAYLGAVH, from the coding sequence ATGGCGCGCACCATCGGCGACGTAATCCTGGATCTGCAGAATATCAGCCTCAGTTTCGGGGGCGTGAAAGCGCTCACCAACATCAGTTTCAACGTCCGGCAGGGGGAGATCCGTTCGATCATCGGCCCCAACGGCGCGGGCAAAAGCTCGATGCTCAACGTGATCAACGGCGTCTACCATCCGCAGGAGGGGCGGATCATCTTCATGGGCAAGGAGCGCCGCAAGATGAACCCGCACGAAGCGGCGGCGCAGGGAATCGCGCGGACGTTCCAGAACATCGCGCTCTTCAAGGGGATGACCGTGCTCGACAACATCATGACGGGCCGTAACCTCATGATGAAGCGCAATTTCCTGTGGAACGCGCTTTATTGGGGTCCCGCGCAGCGCGACGAAATCGCGCACCGCAAACGGGTGGAAGAGATCATCGATTTCCTGGAGATTCAGCACATTCGTAAGGTGCCGGTTGGGCGGCTTCCCTACGGCCTGCAAAAGCGCGTGGAACTGGCACGAGCGCTTGCTGCGGAGCCGAAACTCCTTTTGTTGGACGAGCCCATGGCGGGGATGAACGTCGAAGAGAAGCAGGACATGTGCCGCTTCATCCTCGACGTCAATGAGCAGTGGGGGACGACCATCGTCTTGATCGAACACGACATGGGCGTGGTGATGGACATTTCGGACCGTGTCGTCGTGCTCGACTACGGACGTAAGATCGGCGACGGCCTTCCCAACGAAGTGAAGAACGACCCCGAGGTGATCAAAGCCTATCTTGGCGCGGTCCACTGA
- the ngg gene encoding N-acetylglutaminylglutamine synthetase, with amino-acid sequence MMRDLVKRALRAAHTPYATKRKRKSNATFERAENVAIQCGWGRLLLAPTWQDAGTLAQALLQEAEGQRDIAIYVAEPQRVIAHAPQQLFLDPSEFWRLNLQTYRAPRREAPRPFGLRRLRTRADIAAINTLYRARVMVPVCPQIVWELRLSRAVTYALAEDRETGEVIGVAMGLDHVEAFADTENGSSLWALAVDPQTPHPGVGEALVRYLAERFQALGRSWMDVSVLHDNDQAIALYEKLGFVRIPAFAVKRRNAINQPLFLGEVAGLNQLNPYARILVDEALRRGIHVEILDAESGFFRLTLGARSILCRESLSELTSAVAMSLCQDKRLTVRWLAKAGLRVPEQVDANDTAAWQRLLTQYGSVVVKPVDGEQGHGISVDLRSESEVAAAIERARQFSERVLVEQFCRGEDLRVVVIDGEVIAAALRRPPVIVGDGRHTVRALIERYNRRRAAATGGESRVPLDDETRRCLRAQGFDWDDVPGVDVRLLARKTANLHTGGTLHDVTAQLHPTLRDAAERAARALQIPVTGLDFLVDAPDQPNYVIIEANERPGLANHEPQPTAQRFIDLLFPQARQRP; translated from the coding sequence ATGATGCGAGATCTGGTCAAACGGGCGCTGCGCGCGGCGCACACGCCCTACGCCACCAAACGGAAACGCAAATCCAACGCAACGTTCGAACGCGCCGAAAATGTTGCGATCCAATGCGGTTGGGGTCGCTTGTTGCTCGCGCCGACGTGGCAGGACGCTGGGACGTTGGCCCAAGCGCTTTTGCAGGAGGCCGAAGGGCAGCGCGATATCGCCATTTACGTCGCCGAGCCCCAGCGGGTGATCGCGCACGCGCCGCAACAGCTCTTCCTCGACCCCAGCGAATTCTGGCGGCTCAACCTGCAGACCTACCGGGCACCGCGGCGCGAAGCGCCACGCCCTTTCGGCTTGCGGCGACTGCGTACCCGTGCCGATATCGCTGCGATCAACACCCTATACCGCGCACGCGTGATGGTGCCGGTTTGCCCGCAGATCGTGTGGGAATTGCGCCTGAGCCGAGCAGTGACTTACGCGCTTGCTGAAGACCGGGAAACGGGCGAAGTGATCGGGGTGGCGATGGGGCTCGATCACGTCGAAGCATTTGCCGACACCGAAAACGGCTCGAGCCTTTGGGCATTGGCGGTCGATCCGCAAACACCGCATCCGGGCGTGGGTGAAGCGTTGGTGCGTTACCTCGCGGAGCGTTTCCAGGCGCTGGGGCGCTCGTGGATGGACGTTTCTGTCCTTCACGACAACGACCAAGCGATCGCGCTCTATGAAAAGCTGGGGTTCGTGCGCATCCCCGCGTTTGCGGTGAAGCGCCGCAACGCGATCAATCAGCCGCTTTTCTTGGGTGAGGTGGCAGGGCTCAACCAACTCAACCCGTACGCGCGCATATTGGTCGACGAAGCGCTGCGCCGCGGCATCCACGTGGAAATCCTCGATGCCGAAAGCGGTTTTTTCCGGTTGACCCTGGGCGCCCGTTCGATCCTTTGCCGTGAATCGCTCTCTGAGCTGACCAGCGCGGTCGCGATGAGTCTGTGTCAGGACAAACGCCTCACGGTGCGGTGGCTGGCAAAAGCGGGGCTGCGGGTCCCCGAGCAGGTGGATGCGAACGATACCGCTGCTTGGCAGCGGTTGCTCACGCAATACGGTTCGGTCGTCGTGAAACCGGTCGACGGGGAGCAGGGGCACGGGATCAGCGTCGATCTGCGCAGCGAAAGCGAAGTGGCTGCGGCGATCGAACGGGCACGCCAATTCTCCGAGCGTGTCTTGGTCGAACAGTTTTGCCGCGGAGAAGACCTTCGTGTGGTGGTGATCGACGGCGAAGTGATCGCCGCCGCGTTGCGCCGTCCGCCAGTGATCGTCGGCGATGGTCGCCACACGGTTCGTGCGCTGATCGAACGCTACAACCGACGGCGGGCAGCGGCAACGGGCGGAGAGTCGCGCGTGCCGCTCGACGATGAGACTCGGCGCTGCTTGCGGGCGCAAGGATTCGATTGGGACGATGTCCCCGGGGTCGATGTGCGGCTCCTTGCGCGCAAAACCGCAAACCTTCACACCGGCGGGACGCTGCACGACGTGACCGCGCAGCTCCACCCCACATTGCGCGACGCCGCGGAGCGAGCCGCCCGCGCGTTGCAAATCCCGGTCACGGGTCTCGACTTTTTGGTCGATGCGCCTGATCAGCCCAACTATGTCATCATCGAAGCGAACGAGCGTCCCGGGCTGGCGAACCACGAACCGCAACCGACGGCGCAGCGTTTCATCGACCTTCTGTTTCCCCAGGCCCGGCAACGCCCCTAG
- a CDS encoding branched-chain amino acid ABC transporter permease yields MIYREAGQFKASYEADMQIFPIRQDRIAIAAIVLFAFVGVPLLASEYWFQAIITPALIFSLAALGLNILTGYAGQLSLGAAGFMAVGAFATYNFMLRIDGMPFLVAMVLGGVCAALVGIVFGLPSLRIKGFYLAVATLAAQFFILWVLVKFPWFSNYSASGVITAQEIAILGWTVDEPVEKYLLTLAVVTVLALAAKNMARTHTGRAWMAVRDMDVAAEVIGIPLMKTKLQAFAISSFYCGVAGALYAYTYLGTVEPEAFNLDLSFKILFMIIIGGVGTVLGSFLGAAFITLLPIFLNQLFHALFGDSLPPAFASNVELMIFGGLIIFFLIVEPHGLARLWQIGKEKLRIWPFPH; encoded by the coding sequence ATGATTTATCGTGAGGCAGGGCAGTTCAAGGCGAGCTACGAAGCCGACATGCAGATCTTTCCGATCCGACAGGATCGGATCGCAATCGCGGCAATCGTACTCTTTGCGTTCGTCGGGGTGCCGCTCTTAGCCAGCGAATACTGGTTCCAAGCGATCATCACGCCGGCGCTCATCTTTTCCCTTGCGGCGCTGGGACTCAACATCCTCACCGGCTACGCGGGGCAGCTGTCGCTCGGTGCGGCGGGGTTCATGGCGGTGGGGGCGTTTGCTACCTACAACTTCATGTTGCGCATCGACGGAATGCCGTTCCTCGTCGCGATGGTTTTGGGTGGCGTGTGCGCGGCGCTCGTGGGCATCGTGTTTGGTCTTCCGTCGCTTCGGATCAAAGGGTTCTACCTCGCGGTGGCGACACTTGCGGCCCAGTTTTTCATCCTCTGGGTGCTGGTGAAATTCCCGTGGTTTTCCAACTACTCGGCTTCCGGCGTGATCACGGCGCAGGAGATCGCCATCCTGGGGTGGACGGTCGACGAACCGGTCGAGAAGTACCTCCTCACGCTGGCGGTGGTGACGGTCTTGGCGCTCGCTGCGAAAAACATGGCGCGGACCCACACCGGTCGCGCGTGGATGGCGGTGCGGGACATGGACGTCGCCGCTGAGGTGATCGGCATTCCGCTGATGAAGACGAAACTGCAGGCGTTTGCGATCAGCTCGTTCTACTGCGGCGTTGCGGGTGCGCTTTACGCCTATACCTACTTGGGAACGGTCGAACCGGAAGCGTTCAACCTCGACCTGTCGTTCAAGATCCTCTTCATGATCATCATCGGCGGGGTGGGAACCGTGTTGGGATCCTTCTTGGGGGCCGCGTTCATCACCCTGTTGCCGATCTTTCTCAACCAACTCTTTCACGCCCTGTTCGGGGATTCGCTGCCGCCCGCGTTTGCGTCCAACGTCGAACTGATGATTTTCGGTGGGCTGATCATCTTCTTCTTGATCGTCGAACCGCACGGGTTGGCGCGGCTGTGGCAGATTGGCAAAGAGAAGTTGCGGATTTGGCCATTCCCTCACTAA